A section of the Streptomyces sp. SCL15-4 genome encodes:
- a CDS encoding histidine triad nucleotide-binding protein: protein MAGEPQNDCLFCKIVAGEIPATIVRETETTVAFRDINPQAPTHVLVIPKAHYENAAELAAGAPRIAADVLAETRAVADAEELDSYRLVFNTGSGAGQTVWHAHAHVLGGRGLQWPPG, encoded by the coding sequence ATGGCCGGAGAGCCGCAGAACGACTGCCTGTTCTGCAAGATCGTCGCGGGCGAGATCCCGGCGACGATCGTCCGCGAGACAGAGACGACCGTGGCCTTCCGGGACATAAACCCCCAGGCCCCCACGCACGTCCTGGTCATCCCCAAGGCGCACTACGAGAACGCGGCCGAACTCGCCGCGGGTGCCCCGCGGATCGCCGCCGACGTGCTCGCCGAGACCAGGGCCGTGGCCGACGCGGAGGAACTCGACAGCTACCGCCTCGTCTTCAACACCGGCAGCGGCGCCGGCCAGACCGTCTGGCACGCCCACGCCCATGTCCTCGGCGGCCGCGGCCTCCAGTGGCCCCCCGGATAG
- a CDS encoding MBL fold metallo-hydrolase — MTVTWEELGWERLAAGVGRCRLPGWDCTVGLVVGEGTALLVDAGSSLAEGARLRARAEELAGGRVTHLALTHPHFDHVFGSAVFAGAEVYGAVGLDAVLASERAELRLDAVRNGLPVADADEAVDALAAPRHLVSGEWTLDLGGGRQALLANVGPGHTAHDLAVLVPGSPEIVFCGDLVEESGEPQAGPDAVPARWPDALDRLLALGGEDAVYVPGHGAVVDAAFVRRQRDDLAARFGVI, encoded by the coding sequence ATGACCGTGACTTGGGAAGAGCTGGGGTGGGAACGGCTGGCGGCCGGGGTGGGGCGGTGCCGGCTGCCGGGCTGGGACTGCACGGTGGGGCTGGTCGTGGGCGAGGGGACGGCGCTGCTCGTGGACGCCGGTTCGAGCCTGGCGGAGGGGGCCCGGCTGCGGGCGCGGGCGGAGGAGCTGGCGGGCGGCCGTGTGACCCATCTCGCGCTCACCCACCCTCATTTCGACCACGTGTTCGGCTCGGCGGTGTTCGCCGGGGCGGAGGTGTACGGAGCGGTCGGGCTGGACGCCGTGCTCGCGTCCGAGCGGGCGGAACTGCGGCTGGACGCGGTGCGCAACGGGCTGCCGGTCGCCGACGCCGACGAGGCGGTGGACGCGCTGGCCGCACCGCGGCACCTGGTGTCCGGCGAGTGGACGCTCGACCTCGGCGGCGGCCGCCAGGCGCTGCTGGCCAACGTGGGCCCGGGCCACACCGCCCACGACCTCGCGGTCCTGGTCCCCGGCTCACCGGAGATCGTCTTCTGCGGCGACCTGGTCGAGGAGTCCGGCGAGCCCCAGGCCGGCCCGGACGCGGTCCCCGCCCGCTGGCCGGACGCGCTCGACCGGCTGCTGGCGCTGGGCGGCGAGGACGCGGTCTACGTGCCCGGCCACGGAGCGGTGGTGGACGCGGCGTTCGTACGGCGTCAACGGGACGATCTGGCGGCGCGGTTCGGCGTGATCTGA
- a CDS encoding DUF3097 domain-containing protein: MRQYSPDLTPPWKKKPQPVPEVAAEPGLVVEEAGTGFCGAVIRCEAGTVTLEDRFGKHRVFPLEPRGFLLEGKVVTLVRPAPAPARPARTASGSVAVPQARARVARAGRIYVEGRHDAELVEKVWGDDLRVEGVVVEYLEGVDDLPAVVDSFAPGPDARLGVLVDHLVPGTKEWRIARSVTSEHALVVGHPYIDIWQAVKPASLGIEAWPVVPKGQDWKTGVCRALGWPPENTGAVWQAILKRVGSYKDLEPELLGRVEELIDFVTGSGGA, encoded by the coding sequence ATGCGCCAGTACTCGCCCGATCTGACCCCTCCCTGGAAGAAGAAGCCGCAGCCGGTACCGGAGGTCGCCGCCGAACCGGGCCTGGTGGTGGAGGAGGCCGGCACCGGGTTCTGCGGAGCGGTGATCCGCTGCGAGGCGGGCACGGTGACGCTGGAGGACCGCTTCGGCAAGCACCGCGTCTTCCCGCTGGAACCGCGCGGCTTCCTGCTGGAGGGCAAGGTGGTGACGCTGGTCCGGCCGGCCCCGGCCCCGGCCCGGCCCGCCCGTACGGCCTCCGGCTCGGTCGCCGTCCCCCAGGCGCGCGCACGCGTGGCCCGGGCCGGCCGGATCTACGTCGAGGGCCGGCACGACGCCGAGCTGGTCGAGAAGGTGTGGGGCGACGACCTGCGCGTCGAGGGCGTGGTGGTGGAGTACCTGGAGGGCGTGGACGACCTGCCGGCCGTCGTGGACTCCTTCGCCCCGGGACCCGACGCCCGCCTCGGCGTCCTCGTGGACCACCTGGTGCCGGGCACGAAGGAATGGCGGATCGCGCGGTCGGTCACCAGCGAGCACGCCCTGGTCGTCGGCCACCCGTACATCGACATCTGGCAGGCGGTGAAGCCGGCCTCACTCGGCATCGAGGCGTGGCCGGTCGTACCGAAGGGCCAGGACTGGAAGACGGGCGTGTGCCGGGCGCTGGGCTGGCCGCCGGAGAACACCGGCGCGGTGTGGCAGGCGATCCTGAAGCGGGTGGGGTCCTACAAGGACCTGGAGCCGGAGCTGCTCGGACGCGTGGAGGAACTGATCGACTTCGTCACGGGCAGCGGTGGGGCCTGA
- a CDS encoding S41 family peptidase, with product MTQGASTGTTGTSGYLRFPHLRGDLVTFVAEDDVWLAPLDGGRAWRVSADNRPVTQPRLSPDGRHLAWTSTRDGAPEVHVAPVDGGPARRLTYWGNHRTEVRGWTPDGRVLALGAHGRHSFRHTWAHAVPLDGGPAETLPYGPVGGVAFGPATVLLSAPMGREAAHWKRYRGGTAGKLWIDRAAEGGEGAGEFVRLHEDLDGNIECPVWAGDRIAFLSDHEGTGALYSSLADGSDLRRHTPLGGTSRASEAERGGGFYARHAAGDGTRVVYSSAGELWLLDDLEGAEPRRLEVRLGGPRVDLRPYPVNASRWFGEASPGHTARGSAVCVRGGVHWVTHRSGPARALAATPGVRARMPRAFRAEGEEWVVWVTDAEGEDALEFAPATGTVPGAPPRRLAAGQLGRVLGLAMAPDGSRAAVAAHDGRLLLVERETGEVREVDRCDDGEVSGLVFSPDSAWLAWSHPGPRPLSQLRIAHTTDLSVTEATPLRFQDYAPAFTLDGKHLAFLSNRAFDPVYDEHVFDLAFVVGARPHLITLAATTPSPFGPQRHGRPFETPDKDETPDSEGAPATRIDLEGLADRIVPFPVEAGRYSTLRAAKDGVLWLRHPVRGVLGASRAHPEDPDPHTELERYDLAQRRLEHLAADADHFEVSGDGKRLLLWSDGRLRVVPSDRRTGGDDDGDTSVTVDLARVRGTVDPAAEWRQMYDETGRLMRDHFWRPDLGGADWPGILDRYRPLLSRLATHSDLVDLLWEVHGELGTSHAYVTPRGGSGRSRHGLLGADISRHEDGSWRIDRILPAETSDPDARSPLAAPGVAVRPGDAVIAVAGHPVDPVTGPGPLLAGTAGHPVELTVSPAGGGEPRHTVVVPIADEEPLRYHAWVADRRAHVHAASAGRLGYLHVPDMQAPGWAQIHRDLRVEVAREGLVVDVRENRGGHTSQLVVEKLARRIIGWDLPRGMRPTSYPLDAPRGPVVAVANEFSGSDGDIVNAAIKALGIGPVVGTRTWGGVIGIDSRFRLVDGTLVTQPKYAMWLEGVGWDVENHGVDPDVEVVQRPQDWAQGRDVQLDAAIRLALEALEERPAKTPPGLPS from the coding sequence GTGACTCAGGGTGCTTCGACGGGAACCACGGGAACCTCCGGCTATCTCCGATTCCCCCATCTGCGCGGCGACTTGGTGACCTTCGTCGCCGAGGACGACGTATGGCTCGCCCCGCTGGACGGCGGCCGGGCCTGGCGGGTCAGCGCCGACAACAGACCGGTGACCCAGCCCCGGCTGTCGCCGGACGGACGGCACCTCGCCTGGACCTCGACCCGGGACGGCGCCCCCGAGGTGCATGTCGCCCCGGTCGACGGCGGCCCCGCGAGACGGCTGACCTACTGGGGCAACCACCGCACGGAGGTGCGCGGCTGGACCCCGGACGGGCGGGTGCTCGCGCTCGGCGCGCACGGCCGGCACAGCTTCCGGCACACCTGGGCGCACGCCGTCCCGCTGGACGGCGGACCGGCCGAGACCCTGCCCTACGGCCCGGTCGGCGGCGTCGCCTTCGGCCCGGCCACCGTGCTGCTGTCCGCGCCGATGGGCCGCGAGGCCGCCCACTGGAAGCGCTACCGGGGCGGCACGGCGGGCAAGCTGTGGATCGACCGGGCCGCCGAAGGCGGAGAAGGCGCCGGGGAGTTCGTGCGGCTGCACGAGGACCTCGACGGGAACATCGAGTGCCCGGTGTGGGCCGGGGACCGTATCGCGTTCCTCTCCGACCACGAGGGCACCGGAGCGCTCTACTCCTCCCTCGCCGACGGCTCCGACCTGCGCCGCCACACCCCCCTCGGGGGCACCTCCCGCGCGAGCGAAGCCGAGCGCGGGGGAGGCTTCTACGCCCGGCACGCGGCCGGCGACGGCACCCGGGTCGTCTACAGCTCGGCCGGTGAACTCTGGCTGCTGGACGACCTGGAGGGCGCCGAGCCGCGCCGGCTGGAGGTGCGGCTCGGCGGCCCCCGCGTCGACCTGCGGCCGTACCCGGTCAACGCCTCCCGCTGGTTCGGCGAGGCGTCTCCCGGCCACACCGCGCGCGGCAGCGCCGTCTGCGTGCGCGGCGGTGTCCACTGGGTCACGCACCGCTCGGGCCCCGCCCGCGCCCTGGCCGCCACCCCCGGCGTCCGCGCCCGGATGCCGCGCGCCTTCCGCGCCGAGGGCGAGGAGTGGGTGGTGTGGGTGACGGACGCCGAGGGCGAGGACGCCCTGGAGTTCGCCCCCGCGACCGGCACCGTGCCCGGCGCCCCGCCGCGCCGGCTCGCCGCCGGGCAGCTCGGCCGGGTCCTCGGACTGGCCATGGCCCCCGACGGCAGCCGGGCCGCCGTCGCCGCGCACGACGGCAGGCTGCTGCTGGTCGAGCGGGAGACCGGCGAGGTCCGCGAGGTCGACCGCTGCGACGACGGCGAGGTCTCCGGTCTCGTCTTCTCCCCGGACTCCGCCTGGCTGGCCTGGTCCCACCCCGGCCCGCGCCCGCTGTCGCAGCTGCGCATCGCCCACACCACCGACCTGTCGGTCACCGAGGCGACCCCGCTGCGCTTCCAGGACTACGCGCCCGCCTTCACCCTCGACGGCAAACACCTCGCGTTCCTCTCCAACCGCGCCTTCGACCCGGTCTACGACGAACACGTCTTCGACCTCGCCTTCGTGGTCGGCGCCCGCCCGCACCTGATCACCCTGGCCGCCACCACTCCCTCGCCGTTCGGCCCGCAGCGCCACGGCCGCCCCTTCGAGACCCCCGACAAGGACGAGACCCCCGACAGCGAGGGCGCCCCGGCCACCCGGATCGACCTCGAAGGGCTCGCCGACCGCATAGTGCCCTTCCCGGTGGAGGCCGGCCGCTACTCGACGCTGCGCGCCGCCAAGGACGGCGTCCTGTGGCTGCGCCACCCCGTGCGGGGCGTCCTCGGCGCCTCCCGCGCCCACCCCGAGGACCCCGACCCGCACACCGAGCTGGAGCGCTACGACCTCGCCCAGCGCCGCCTGGAGCATCTCGCCGCCGACGCCGACCACTTCGAGGTCAGCGGCGACGGCAAACGCCTGCTGCTGTGGAGCGACGGCCGGCTGCGGGTCGTCCCCAGCGACCGCCGCACCGGCGGCGACGACGACGGGGACACCAGCGTCACCGTCGACCTCGCCCGGGTCCGCGGGACGGTCGACCCGGCCGCCGAGTGGCGGCAGATGTACGACGAGACCGGCCGCCTGATGCGCGACCACTTCTGGCGTCCCGACCTCGGCGGCGCCGACTGGCCCGGCATCCTCGACCGCTACCGCCCGCTGCTGTCCCGCCTCGCCACCCACAGCGACCTGGTCGACCTCCTGTGGGAGGTGCACGGCGAACTGGGCACCTCGCACGCCTACGTCACCCCGCGCGGCGGCTCCGGCCGCTCCCGGCACGGCCTGCTCGGCGCCGACATCTCCCGCCACGAGGACGGCAGCTGGCGCATCGACCGGATCCTGCCCGCGGAGACCTCCGACCCGGACGCCCGCTCCCCGCTCGCCGCGCCCGGCGTCGCCGTCCGTCCCGGCGACGCCGTCATCGCGGTGGCCGGCCACCCGGTCGACCCGGTGACGGGCCCGGGCCCGCTGCTGGCCGGCACGGCCGGCCACCCGGTGGAGCTGACCGTCTCCCCGGCCGGCGGCGGTGAACCCCGGCACACCGTCGTCGTCCCCATCGCCGACGAGGAGCCCCTGCGCTACCACGCCTGGGTCGCCGACCGCCGCGCCCACGTCCACGCCGCCTCCGCCGGCCGCCTCGGCTACCTCCACGTCCCCGACATGCAGGCCCCCGGCTGGGCCCAGATCCACCGCGACCTGCGCGTGGAGGTCGCCCGCGAAGGACTGGTGGTCGACGTCCGGGAGAACCGCGGCGGCCACACCTCCCAGCTGGTGGTCGAGAAGCTGGCCCGCCGGATCATCGGCTGGGACCTGCCGCGCGGCATGCGTCCCACCAGCTACCCGCTGGACGCGCCGCGCGGCCCGGTCGTCGCCGTGGCCAACGAGTTCTCCGGTTCCGACGGCGACATCGTCAACGCCGCGATCAAGGCCCTGGGCATCGGTCCGGTCGTCGGCACCCGCACCTGGGGCGGCGTCATCGGCATCGACAGCCGCTTCCGCCTGGTCGACGGCACCCTGGTCACCCAGCCGAAGTACGCGATGTGGCTGGAGGGCGTCGGCTGGGACGTGGAGAACCACGGTGTGGACCCGGACGTGGAGGTCGTACAGCGGCCCCAGGACTGGGCGCAAGGCCGCGACGTCCAGCTCGACGCGGCGATCCGGCTCGCGCTGGAAGCCCTGGAGGAGCGGCCGGCGAAGACCCCGCCGGGACTTCCCTCCTGA
- a CDS encoding VOC family protein, translating to MELAQVRLLVSDFAACYHFYAEVLGLKPQSGASEGPYEKFSPHTGSAGIALQDRSMMAGVLAELGETATGHRSLVVLRVDDLDAYCAAITARGAVLLRGPALLTDRMRVAHLKDPEGNLVELQEWLLLRG from the coding sequence GTGGAACTCGCCCAGGTCCGGCTCCTCGTCAGCGACTTCGCCGCCTGCTACCACTTCTACGCCGAAGTCCTCGGGCTCAAGCCGCAGTCCGGCGCGAGCGAGGGACCGTACGAGAAGTTCAGCCCGCACACCGGCTCCGCCGGGATCGCGCTCCAGGACCGGTCGATGATGGCCGGGGTCCTGGCCGAACTGGGCGAGACCGCGACCGGCCACCGGTCGCTGGTCGTGCTGCGCGTCGACGACCTCGACGCCTACTGCGCCGCGATCACCGCCCGGGGCGCGGTCCTGCTGCGCGGCCCGGCCCTCCTGACGGACCGCATGCGCGTGGCCCACCTGAAGGACCCGGAGGGCAACCTCGTGGAACTCCAGGAGTGGCTGCTGCTGCGCGGCTGA
- the hemW gene encoding radical SAM family heme chaperone HemW produces MPSALPDGEPVPADGALPASALAGAAARPLGFYLHVPYCATRCGYCDFNTYTATELRGTGGVLASRDNYADTLVEEVRLARKVLGDDPRRVRTVFVGGGTPTLLAAGDLVRMLGAIREEFGLAPDAEITTEANPESVDPAYLATLREGGFNRISFGMQSARRHVLRILDRTHTPGRPEACVAEARAAGFDHVNLDLIYGTPGESDDDWRASLEAAVGAGPDHVSAYALIVEEGTQLARRIRRGEVPMTDDDVHADRYLIAEEMLGRAGFEWYEVSNWATSEAGRCLHNELYWRGADWWGAGPGAHSHVGGVRWWNVKHPGAYAAALADGRSPGAGREILSEEDRRVERILLELRLREGVPLSLLKEEGLAASRRALTDGLLQQGPYERGHAVLTLRGRLLADAVVRDLVD; encoded by the coding sequence ATGCCTTCCGCACTCCCCGACGGCGAGCCCGTCCCCGCCGACGGCGCGCTGCCCGCGTCCGCGCTCGCCGGGGCCGCCGCCCGCCCGCTCGGTTTCTACCTGCACGTCCCGTACTGCGCGACCCGCTGCGGCTACTGCGACTTCAACACCTACACCGCGACCGAGCTGCGCGGCACCGGCGGAGTGCTCGCCTCCCGGGACAACTACGCGGACACCCTCGTGGAGGAGGTCCGGCTGGCGCGCAAGGTGCTGGGCGACGACCCGCGCCGGGTCCGTACGGTCTTCGTCGGCGGCGGTACGCCGACGCTGCTGGCCGCCGGCGACCTCGTACGGATGCTGGGGGCGATCCGCGAGGAGTTCGGTCTCGCGCCGGACGCGGAGATCACCACGGAGGCGAACCCGGAGTCCGTCGACCCCGCCTACCTCGCCACCCTGCGCGAGGGCGGCTTCAACCGGATCTCCTTCGGCATGCAGAGCGCCCGGCGGCACGTGCTGAGGATCCTGGACCGCACGCACACGCCCGGCCGGCCCGAGGCGTGCGTGGCGGAGGCGAGGGCGGCCGGCTTCGACCACGTGAACCTGGACCTGATCTACGGCACGCCGGGGGAGAGCGACGACGACTGGCGGGCCTCCCTGGAAGCCGCCGTGGGCGCCGGGCCCGACCATGTCAGCGCCTACGCGCTCATCGTGGAGGAGGGTACGCAACTGGCCCGCCGGATCCGCCGCGGCGAGGTCCCGATGACCGACGACGACGTGCACGCCGACCGGTACCTGATCGCGGAGGAGATGCTGGGCCGGGCGGGCTTCGAGTGGTACGAGGTCTCCAACTGGGCCACCTCCGAGGCGGGCCGCTGCCTGCACAACGAGCTGTACTGGCGCGGCGCGGACTGGTGGGGCGCCGGGCCGGGGGCGCACTCGCACGTGGGCGGCGTGCGCTGGTGGAACGTGAAGCACCCCGGCGCGTACGCGGCGGCGCTCGCCGACGGACGCTCTCCGGGCGCCGGCCGCGAGATCCTGTCGGAGGAGGACCGCCGGGTGGAACGCATCCTCCTGGAACTGCGACTGCGCGAGGGCGTCCCCCTGTCCCTGCTGAAGGAGGAGGGCCTCGCGGCGTCCCGGCGCGCCCTGACGGACGGACTCCTCCAGCAGGGCCCGTACGAGCGGGGCCACGCCGTGCTCACCCTGCGCGGACGCCTCCTGGCGGACGCGGTGGTACGGGACCTGGTGGACTGA
- a CDS encoding nitronate monooxygenase: MSSALTDLFPLPIVQAPMAGGVSVPQLAAAVSEAGGLGFLAAGYKTADGMYQEIKQLRGLTNRPFGVNVFMPQPEHAESGAVEVYAHQLAGEAAWYETELGDPDGGRDDGYDAKLAVLLDNPVPVVSFHFGVPDREVLARLRRAGTLTLVTATTAEEARAVEAAGADAVIAQGVEAGGHQGTHRDSPENDGAGVGLLSLLAQVREAVRVPVVAAGGIMRGGQIAAVLAAGADAAQLGTAFLATPESGAPDPHKQALTDPLFTRTELTRAFTGRPARSLVNRFLREHGPYAPVAYPEVHHLTSPLRKAAARAGDAQGMALWAGQGHRMARELPARRLVEVLADELAEARAALPDSGRAGGEGA, encoded by the coding sequence ATGTCCTCCGCACTGACCGATCTCTTCCCCCTCCCGATCGTGCAGGCCCCCATGGCGGGCGGAGTCTCCGTCCCGCAGCTCGCCGCCGCCGTCTCCGAGGCCGGTGGCCTCGGGTTCCTCGCCGCCGGTTACAAGACCGCCGACGGGATGTACCAGGAGATCAAGCAGCTGCGCGGGCTCACGAACCGCCCCTTCGGCGTCAACGTGTTCATGCCGCAGCCCGAGCACGCGGAGTCCGGCGCCGTCGAGGTCTACGCCCACCAGCTGGCCGGTGAGGCCGCCTGGTACGAGACCGAGCTGGGCGACCCGGACGGCGGCCGGGACGACGGCTACGACGCCAAGCTCGCCGTCCTCCTCGACAACCCGGTCCCGGTGGTCTCCTTCCACTTCGGCGTGCCGGACCGCGAGGTTCTCGCGCGGCTGCGCCGGGCCGGCACCCTCACCCTGGTCACCGCCACCACCGCGGAGGAGGCCCGCGCGGTCGAGGCGGCCGGGGCGGACGCGGTGATCGCGCAGGGCGTGGAGGCCGGCGGCCACCAGGGCACCCATCGCGACTCGCCGGAGAACGACGGCGCCGGCGTCGGACTGCTGTCGCTGCTCGCGCAGGTCCGCGAGGCCGTGCGCGTCCCGGTCGTCGCCGCCGGCGGCATCATGCGCGGCGGCCAGATCGCCGCCGTCCTCGCGGCCGGCGCCGACGCGGCCCAGCTCGGCACCGCCTTCCTCGCCACCCCCGAGTCCGGCGCGCCCGACCCGCACAAACAGGCGCTGACCGACCCCCTCTTCACCCGCACCGAGCTGACCCGCGCCTTCACCGGCCGCCCGGCCCGCTCCCTGGTCAACCGCTTCCTGCGCGAGCACGGCCCGTACGCGCCCGTCGCCTACCCGGAGGTCCACCACCTCACCTCGCCGCTGCGCAAGGCCGCCGCCCGGGCCGGGGACGCGCAGGGCATGGCGCTGTGGGCGGGACAGGGCCACCGGATGGCCCGGGAGCTGCCGGCCAGACGGCTGGTGGAGGTGCTGGCGGACGAACTCGCCGAGGCCCGCGCCGCGTTGCCGGACTCCGGGCGTGCGGGGGGTGAGGGCGCGTGA
- a CDS encoding 16S rRNA (uracil(1498)-N(3))-methyltransferase, protein MTAPVFVVDRFEPDGDRYVLEGAEGRHAVSVKRLRPGEEVVLTDGAGRYAVGEVTGTEGKDRLLVRLAPVSEEPAPSPRITVVQALPKGDRGEVAVETMTEVGVDAIVPWQASRCITQWKGDRGLKALGKWRATAREAGKQSRRVRFPEVADAATTRQVAALLARADFAAVLHESGTRRLATAELPAEGEIVLVVGPEGGVSPEELALFAEAGATPYVLGPTVLRTSTAGTAAAALLLGRTGRWS, encoded by the coding sequence GTGACCGCTCCCGTCTTCGTCGTGGACCGCTTCGAGCCGGACGGCGACCGGTATGTCCTGGAGGGCGCCGAGGGCCGCCACGCGGTCTCCGTGAAGCGGCTGCGGCCCGGCGAGGAGGTCGTCCTCACCGACGGCGCCGGGCGCTACGCGGTGGGCGAGGTGACCGGCACCGAGGGCAAGGACCGGCTGCTGGTCCGCCTGGCCCCGGTGTCCGAGGAGCCGGCGCCCAGCCCGCGGATCACCGTCGTCCAGGCCCTGCCCAAGGGCGACCGCGGGGAGGTCGCCGTGGAGACCATGACCGAGGTCGGCGTCGACGCGATCGTGCCCTGGCAGGCGTCCCGCTGCATCACCCAGTGGAAGGGCGACCGCGGGCTGAAGGCCCTCGGCAAGTGGCGGGCCACCGCCCGCGAGGCCGGCAAGCAGTCCCGCCGGGTCCGCTTCCCCGAGGTCGCGGACGCGGCGACGACCAGGCAGGTGGCCGCGCTGCTGGCCCGCGCCGACTTCGCCGCCGTGCTCCACGAGAGCGGCACGCGGCGCCTGGCCACCGCCGAACTGCCCGCCGAGGGCGAGATCGTGCTCGTCGTCGGCCCCGAGGGAGGCGTCTCCCCGGAGGAGCTGGCGCTCTTCGCCGAGGCCGGCGCCACGCCGTACGTCCTCGGGCCGACCGTCCTGCGCACCTCCACCGCCGGCACCGCCGCCGCGGCCCTGCTGCTGGGGCGCACCGGCCGCTGGTCTTAG
- the hrcA gene encoding heat-inducible transcriptional repressor HrcA, with the protein MLSERRLQVLRAIVQDYVGTEEPVGSKALTERHNLGVSPATVRNDMAALEDEGYIAQPHTSAGRIPTDKGYRLFVDKLAGVKPMTAPERRAIQNFLEGAVDLDDVVARTVRLLAQLTRQVAVVQYPSLTRSTVRHVELLSLAPARVMLVLITDTGRVEQRMVDCPAPFGEASLADLRARLNSRVAGRRFTDVPRLVEDLPDAFEPEDRGTVSTVLSTLLETLVEENEERLMIGGTANLTRFGHDFPLTIRPVLEALEEQVVLLKLLGEAKEPGVTVRIGHENAHEGLNSTSVVSVGYGSGGEAVAKLGVVGPTRMDYPGTMGAVRAVARYVGQILAES; encoded by the coding sequence ATGCTGAGTGAACGCAGGCTTCAGGTACTGCGCGCCATCGTCCAGGACTACGTGGGCACCGAGGAGCCGGTCGGTTCCAAGGCGCTCACCGAGCGGCACAACCTCGGCGTCTCCCCGGCCACCGTCCGCAACGACATGGCGGCCCTGGAGGACGAGGGGTACATCGCGCAGCCGCACACCAGCGCGGGGCGCATCCCCACCGACAAGGGCTACCGCCTGTTCGTGGACAAGCTCGCGGGCGTGAAGCCGATGACCGCGCCGGAGCGGCGGGCGATCCAGAACTTCCTGGAGGGCGCCGTCGACCTCGACGACGTCGTGGCGCGCACGGTGCGGCTGCTCGCGCAGCTGACCCGGCAGGTCGCCGTCGTGCAGTACCCGTCGCTGACCCGGTCCACGGTCCGGCACGTGGAGTTGCTCTCGCTCGCCCCGGCGCGCGTGATGCTCGTGCTGATCACCGACACCGGCCGGGTCGAGCAGCGTATGGTCGACTGCCCGGCCCCGTTCGGCGAGGCCTCGCTGGCGGATCTGCGGGCCCGGCTGAACAGCAGGGTCGCGGGCCGCCGGTTCACGGACGTGCCGAGGCTGGTCGAGGACCTGCCGGACGCCTTCGAGCCGGAGGACCGCGGTACGGTCTCCACGGTGCTCTCCACTTTGCTGGAGACACTGGTGGAGGAGAACGAGGAGCGGCTGATGATCGGCGGCACCGCCAATCTCACCCGCTTCGGGCACGACTTCCCCCTCACGATCCGGCCCGTCCTGGAGGCACTGGAGGAGCAGGTCGTGCTCCTCAAGCTCCTCGGCGAGGCGAAGGAACCGGGCGTGACCGTGCGTATCGGGCACGAGAACGCCCATGAAGGACTCAACTCCACCTCCGTCGTGTCGGTCGGCTACGGTTCGGGCGGCGAGGCGGTTGCCAAGCTCGGCGTGGTCGGACCGACCCGCATGGACTACCCGGGAACGATGGGAGCGGTACGCGCAGTGGCACGGTACGTCGGACAGATCCTGGCGGAGTCGTAA
- the dnaJ gene encoding molecular chaperone DnaJ, producing MATDYYAVLGVRRDASQDEIKKAFRRLARELHPDVNPDPKTQERFKEINAAYEVLSDPQKKQVYDLGGDPLSQSGGAGAGGFGAGGFGNFSDIMDAFFGTASQRGPRSRTRRGQDAMIRIEIELDEAAFGTTKDIQVDTAVVCATCNGEGAAPGTSPQTCDMCRGRGEVSQVTRSFLGQVMTSRPCPQCQGFGTVVPTPCPECAGDGRVRSRRTLTVKIPAGVDNGTRIQLAGEGEVGPGGGPAGDLYVEIHELPHPTFQRRGDDLHCTVTIPMTAAALGTKVPLETLDGMEEVDIRPGTQSGQSIPLHDRGVTHLRGGGRGDLIVHVEVQTPTKLDPEQERLLRELAKLRGEERPQGQFQPGQQGLFSRLKDAFNGR from the coding sequence GTGGCCACGGACTACTACGCCGTTCTCGGCGTGCGCCGCGACGCGTCGCAGGATGAGATCAAGAAGGCGTTCCGTCGGCTCGCGCGCGAGCTGCACCCGGACGTCAACCCCGATCCGAAGACCCAGGAGCGGTTCAAGGAGATCAACGCCGCCTACGAGGTGCTGTCGGACCCGCAGAAGAAGCAGGTCTACGACCTCGGCGGCGACCCGCTCTCGCAGTCCGGCGGCGCCGGCGCGGGCGGCTTCGGGGCCGGCGGCTTCGGCAACTTCTCCGACATCATGGACGCGTTCTTCGGCACGGCGTCGCAGCGCGGGCCGCGCTCGCGCACCCGGCGCGGCCAGGACGCGATGATCCGGATCGAGATCGAGCTGGACGAGGCGGCCTTCGGGACGACCAAGGACATCCAGGTCGACACCGCCGTCGTCTGCGCCACCTGCAACGGCGAGGGCGCGGCCCCGGGCACGTCCCCGCAGACGTGTGACATGTGCCGCGGCCGGGGTGAGGTCTCGCAGGTCACCCGGTCCTTCCTGGGCCAGGTCATGACCTCCCGGCCGTGCCCGCAGTGCCAGGGCTTCGGCACGGTCGTGCCGACCCCGTGCCCGGAGTGCGCCGGCGACGGCCGCGTCCGCTCCCGCCGCACGCTCACCGTGAAGATCCCGGCCGGTGTCGACAACGGCACCCGGATCCAGCTCGCGGGCGAGGGCGAGGTCGGTCCCGGCGGCGGCCCGGCCGGCGATCTGTACGTGGAGATCCACGAGCTGCCGCACCCGACCTTCCAGCGGCGCGGCGACGACCTGCACTGCACGGTCACCATCCCGATGACGGCCGCGGCGCTCGGCACCAAGGTGCCGCTGGAGACCCTGGACGGCATGGAGGAGGTCGACATCCGGCCCGGCACCCAGTCCGGCCAGTCGATCCCGCTGCACGACCGCGGTGTCACCCATCTGCGCGGCGGCGGCCGGGGCGACCTGATCGTGCACGTCGAGGTGCAGACCCCGACCAAGCTGGACCCCGAGCAGGAACGCCTCCTGCGCGAACTGGCCAAGCTCCGCGGCGAGGAACGCCCCCAGGGCCAGTTCCAGCCGGGTCAGCAGGGTCTGTTCTCGCGGCTGAAGGACGCCTTCAACGGGCGCTGA